The Hydrogenimonas thermophila genome has a window encoding:
- a CDS encoding TorD/DmsD family molecular chaperone → MNDVLTKQLARINLYALISRIMMKEVDEDFMEKFESDEMILSFFPNYQEWEKPKELSKKKLLEYFLNVDFTNLFVLHLIPYESFYLREDQMLETGGANPVIQIYNQYDFRVQLDKARAVSPDHIGIELEFMYMLAESEYKALKNSDEKAACEIAKIERDFLRDHLLQWAPMFLQNIKAEAATPFYYDAASLTLEFMLNDYEYLNELIVNEGCNYTL, encoded by the coding sequence ATGAACGATGTTTTAACTAAACAGCTTGCCCGTATAAATCTTTATGCTCTTATTTCACGTATTATGATGAAAGAGGTAGATGAAGATTTTATGGAAAAATTTGAGAGTGATGAGATGATACTCTCATTCTTTCCTAACTACCAAGAGTGGGAAAAGCCAAAGGAGCTTTCAAAAAAGAAGTTACTAGAATATTTTTTAAATGTTGATTTTACCAATCTTTTTGTTCTTCATCTAATTCCATATGAATCATTCTATTTGAGAGAAGATCAGATGCTTGAAACAGGTGGTGCAAACCCTGTTATTCAGATTTACAATCAATATGATTTTAGAGTTCAGCTTGACAAGGCTCGTGCAGTTAGTCCTGATCATATAGGAATTGAACTGGAATTTATGTATATGCTTGCAGAATCTGAGTATAAAGCACTGAAAAATAGTGATGAGAAGGCTGCCTGTGAGATAGCAAAAATAGAGCGAGACTTTTTAAGAGATCACCTTTTGCAGTGGGCTCCAATGTTTTTACAAAACATTAAAGCTGAAGCAGCAACACCTTTTTACTACGATGCAGCATCACTTACTCTTGAGTTTATGTTAAATGATTATGAGTATCTAAATGAATTAATCGTGAATGAGGGATGTAACTATACGCTATGA
- a CDS encoding 4Fe-4S dicluster domain-containing protein, with amino-acid sequence MSTLQFDVAKCVRSVTKNSECTKCVEICPVETMHIADNNLPAFTPSQCVDCGGCLGVCPTESLTLKNFDATEFFFEFAASNEDLISCRINVPCIMALSSEHLISLALIKPDPIILDIGHCQNCPYKEPLYESIVKSVDEANYILRACESGKVIRLEDVGAEEEGVAKSVDANDRRAFLERLSLKGAIRAKKEFEEAVASIDDETKLHTIDIADVAKIRQKELPNKRKILFTALKRAQKPSVYHTIAEADISFASQKFIDMDSCTNCQMCYRICPTGALSSNSKNSKIYFDAMLCIKCRACHDTCEPDSLKLQPTFEIKEFFEPTQRLLASFKLVRCSECGVGFTSLKGETVCPRCALEEEEALDLWGLEEKPDGTVVFKSKEE; translated from the coding sequence ATGAGCACTTTACAGTTTGATGTAGCTAAATGTGTACGCAGTGTAACAAAAAATTCTGAGTGTACAAAGTGCGTAGAGATTTGTCCGGTTGAAACGATGCATATTGCAGATAATAACCTTCCGGCATTTACTCCTTCACAATGTGTTGATTGTGGTGGATGTTTAGGTGTCTGTCCAACTGAGAGTTTAACTCTTAAAAATTTTGATGCTACAGAGTTTTTCTTTGAATTTGCTGCTTCTAATGAAGACCTTATCTCATGTCGTATTAATGTACCTTGCATTATGGCATTAAGCAGTGAGCATCTTATTTCACTAGCTCTAATTAAACCTGATCCTATTATTTTAGATATAGGTCATTGTCAGAATTGCCCTTATAAAGAGCCGCTATATGAGAGTATAGTTAAAAGTGTGGATGAGGCAAACTATATTTTAAGAGCCTGTGAGAGTGGAAAAGTTATTCGGCTGGAGGATGTTGGGGCTGAAGAAGAGGGAGTTGCAAAGAGTGTTGATGCAAATGATCGCCGAGCCTTTTTGGAGCGTCTCTCTTTAAAAGGTGCTATAAGAGCTAAAAAAGAGTTTGAAGAAGCAGTCGCTTCAATAGACGATGAGACTAAACTTCATACTATTGACATTGCCGATGTAGCTAAGATTCGCCAAAAAGAGTTGCCAAATAAGCGTAAAATACTATTTACTGCACTAAAAAGAGCACAGAAGCCATCTGTTTATCATACAATAGCAGAAGCTGATATCTCGTTTGCTTCTCAAAAATTCATAGATATGGATAGTTGCACAAACTGTCAAATGTGCTATCGCATATGTCCTACAGGTGCTTTAAGTTCAAACTCTAAAAACAGTAAAATCTATTTTGATGCAATGCTTTGCATTAAGTGTCGTGCTTGTCACGATACCTGTGAACCTGATAGTCTAAAACTTCAGCCAACGTTTGAGATTAAAGAGTTTTTTGAACCAACTCAAAGGCTTCTTGCATCATTTAAATTGGTACGTTGCAGTGAATGTGGTGTTGGTTTTACTTCATTAAAGGGTGAAACAGTTTGTCCACGCTGTGCATTGGAAGAGGAAGAGGCACTGGATCTTTGGGGATTAGAAGAGAAACCTGACGGTACAGTTGTTTTTAAAAGTAAAGAGGAATGA